TCTTGCCGATGAGCGCCCGCGAATCGAACTCGCGGTCCTCGTCGAGGAGCCGCGCGGCCAGCGGCGGGGCGGCGGGCGCGGCCGCGGCGGCCGGCGTCGGGGCGACCAGGACGGCGAGCGCGACCACGGGCACGAGGAGCTGCGGGAGGCGCCGTCGACGCGGGCGCACGATCGGGGGGAGAAGGCGTGTCGCGGCCATGCCACTTCAGTATAATCGGCGCATGATCGAACTCGAGCACGAACTCCGCCGCGTCGTCGAGGGCGATGTCCGCTTCGACTCCTTCTCGCGCCTGCTCTACGCCACCGACGCGTCCATGTACCAGGTGGAGCCCATCGGGGCGGTGATTCCCCGCCACGCCGGCGACGTCCAGGCGGTGCTCGAGGTCGCCAACCGGCTCGGCGCGCCGCTGCTCGCGCGCGGGGGCGGCACCTCCTTGACCGGCCAGACCGTCAACCACGCGGTGGTGCTCGACTTCTCGCGCCACATGAACCAGGTCCTCGAGGTCAATGTCGAGGAGCGGTGGGTCCGGGTGCAGCCCGGCGTGGTGCAGGACGAGCTGAATCAGCACGTGCGGGGGCAGGGACTCCTCTTCGGTCCCGACACGTCGACCTCGAACCGCGCCACCATCGGCGGCATGCTCGGCAACAACTCCGGCGGCAGCCACTCGATCGCGTACGGCCTCACCGTGGAGCACGCGATCGAGCTGACGACGTTCCTCGCCGACGGGAGCCGCGCGGTGTTCGGCACGGTGACGCCCGCGGAGTTCCAGGCCAAGGCCCGCCTCGAGACACTCGAGGGCCAGATCTACCGAGAGGTGGGGCGCATCCGCGACCAGTACCGCGACGAGATCGCGCGCCGCTACCGCATGCACTGGCGTCGGGTGTGCGGCTACAACCTCAACGAGCTCATCAAGGACGGTCCGCTCAACATGGCCCGGCTCATCGTGGGCTCGGAGGGCACGCTGCTCACGATCGTCGAGGCCAAAATGCGGCTGGTGCCGCGCCCCAAGAGGACCGCGCTCGACGTCATCCACTACACGGACATCCAGGAGGCGCTCGAGTCCTCCCAGGCCATCCTCGAGACGGGGCCGTACGCCGTCGAGCTCACCGACAAGATGATCCTCGACCTCGCGCGCGCCAACATCGAGCAGCGCGCGCGCATGGGCTTCGTGCAGGGGGATCCCGCCGCCATTCTGATCGTCGAGTACACCGGGGACACCGACGCCGAGGTGAAGGACAAGGTCGAGAAGCTGGAGGCGCTGCGCGCGCGCGAGCGCTTCGGCTATGCGGGCCACGTGGCCCTCGACACCACGGAGCAGCAGTCGATCTGGAAGCTCCGCAAGGCGGGCCTGGGCCTGCTCCTCGGCACCCGCGGCGACGCCAAGCCCATCGCCTTCATCGAGGACACCGCCGTCGACCCCAAGCACATGCCCGCCTTCGTCCCGCGCTTCCGCGACATCATGGCCAAGCACGGGGCGGAGGGCGCCTACTACGGGCACTGCTCGGTGGGGTGTCTGCACATCCGGCCCCTCGTCAACCTCAAGACGCAGCGCGGGCTCGACCAGGTGCGGGCGATGGCCGACGAGATCTTCGACATGGTGCTGGAGTTCGAGGGAGCCATCTCGAGCGAGCACGGCGACGGGCGCGCCCGCAGCCCGTATCTCGAGCGGGTGTTCGGCCCCGCGATCTTCGGCGCCTTCGGCGAGCTCAAGCGCGCGTTCGATCCCCGGAACCTCCTCAACCCCGGCAACATCGTGGCGAGCCCGGGCGTCACCGAGCACATGCGCTATGGCGCCGACTACCGCACGTGGGAGCCCACGACCAGCCTCGACTTCTCCGAGCAGGGCGGCTTCGCCGCCGCGGTGGAGATGTGCAATGGGGTCGGGGTGTGCCGGAAGAAGCTCGAGGGCACGATGTGCCCCTCCTACATGGCCACGCGCGACGAGGAGCACTCCACCCGGGGCCGCGCCAACGCCCTCCGCGCGGTGCTCTCGGGCCGGGCGCCGCGCGAGGAGTTCACGGGGACGCGGCTCTTCGAGGTGATGGACCTCTGCCTCGAGTGCAAGGGCTGCAAGGCCGAGTGCCCGTCCAACGTGGACATGGCGAAGATGAAGTACGAGTTCCTGCACCACTACTACCAGGTGCACCCCACCCCGATGCGCAACGATCTCTTCGGGCACATCGGGGACCTCTCGTGGTGGGGCTCGCGCCTGGCGCCCGTGTCCAACTGGCTGGCGGGGACGCGGCTGAATCGATGGGTGATGGACCGGGTGGTGGGCATCGACCGGCGCCGGCCGCTGCCCCTCTTCGCGCGCGAGAGCTTCACGGACTGGTTCGACGCGCGCAAGCCGAACGCGGACGCCCCGCGTGGCGGCGTGGTGCTGTTCCACGACACGTTCAACACCTACAACACCCCGGAGATCGCGCGGGCGGCGGTGGAGCTGTTGGAGGGCGCGGGCTATCGCGTGGAGCTGGTGGGGCGCAAGTGCTGCGGCCGTCCCATGATCTCCAAGGGGATGCTGGACGAGGCCCGCGCCAACGCGCAGTGGAACGTGGCCAAGCTCCAGCCCTGGGTGGAGCGCGACGTGCCGGTGGTCGGACTCGAACCCTCCTGCTTACTGACGCTCCGCGACGAGTACGTGGATCTGCTCCGCACCGAGGCGGCCCGCGCCGTCGCGCGCTCGAGCTATCTCCTGGAGGAGTTCCTCCTGCGCGAGCGCGCGCGGGGCCTGCGTCTGGCGTGGAAGCCCGGCCCGCGGCGCGCCCTCCTCCACGGGCACTGCCATCAGAAGGCGATGGTGGGCACGGCGCCCACCGTGGCCGCGCTCACCTGGGCCGGCTACACGGTGAGCGAGGTCGACTCGGGCTGCTGCGGGATGGCGGGATCCTTCGGGTTCGAGAAGGAGCACTACGAGCTCTCGGTGAGCCTGGGCAACCGGCGGCTCGCCCCCGCGGTGCGCGCGGCCGATCCCGACACGGTGGTAGTGGCGCCGGGCATTTCCTGCCGCCAGCAGATCGCGCACCTCACCGAGCGCCGGGCCCAGCACCCCGCCGAGGTGCTGCGCAGCGCCCTGGCCGGGCGCGCCTAGCGGCGCCCGCCGCCCAGGGTCTTCTCGACGTAGCGCCGGATCGCGTCCTGCGCAGCCGGCGCCCTCCAAGACGCCAGCGCCTCGCGGTCGATCCGCGCGGCGTGCCGCGCGAGGAACTCGCGCACGGGCTGGCGCAGCTGGGCCTTGGTGAGCGCGAAGCTCTCGGCGGGGATGGCGGCGAGCGCCTCCGCCTCCGCGATCGCCGCGTCGAGCAGCGCCCCCGGCTCGACGACCGTGTCGAACAGGCCCCGCTCGCGCGCGTCCTCCACGCTCAGCGTCCGGCCCCCGTACACCATCTCGGCGAGATGCCGCGCCGGCACCACCGCGCGCATGATCTCCAGCGCGATCGCGGGGAAGGGGACACCCACCAGCAGCTCGGTGACGCCAAACCGCCCGCCGCCGCGCGCCGCGATGCGCCGGTCGGCGGCGCAGGCGAGCACGCAGCCGCCCGCGATGGCGTGGCCGTTGACCGCCGCCACCACCGGGCGGGGGTGATAGAAGAGGCGGGCGAAGCAGTCGACGAGGGCGGGGATGAGCGCGCCGGGGTAGTCGGGCCCGGAGGCGGCGAGGCGCTTGAGATCGACGCCGGCCGAGAACATGGCGCCGGCTCCAGTGAGGACGAGCGCCGGGGCGCCCGCGGCCGCCTCCAGCGCCGCGCTCAGCGCGCCGAGGATCTCGGGATCGAGGGCGTTGGCGCGGCCGTGGGTCATCCGCAGCACCGCGATCGCCCCACGGTCCTCGCGAACGACCATCACCAGCTGCGCATGCGGGCGCGGCTACTTGACGGGAGCGACGACGACGTCGGTGGGCTTGCCGGCGAGGAAGCGCTCGACGTTGGCGACGGCGCGCAGCAGCCCGTCGCGCACCACCTCGGGGGTCTGCCCGGCGTTGTGCGGGGAGAGCACCACGTTGGGCAGGCCGAGGATCGGATCGTCGGCGGCCAGTGGCTCCTGGTGGAAGACGTCCAGGCCGGCGCCGAGGATCTTCCGCTCGCGGAGCGCGGCGAGCAGGGCATTGCGGTCGACGAGGGCGCCGCGTCCGGTGTTGACGAGGATGGCGCTGGGCTTCATGAGCTCCAGCTCGCGCCGGCCGATGAAGCCCCGCGTGTCGTCGGCGAGGCGGACGTGGAGGCTCACGACGTCGGCCTGGCGCAGGATGTCGTCCTTGGTGGCCGCCCTGGCGCCGGCGGCCCGGATGCGCCCCTCGTCGCCCCGCGCGCTCCACGCGAGCACCTCCATGCCGACGGCGCGGCCGAGCGCGGCCACGCGGCTGCCGATGGTGCCCATCCCGAACACCCCGAGCGTCTTGCCGAGGAGCTGGGTGAGCATCTCGCGCGGCCACTTGCCGCCCCGCATCTCCCGGTCGATGGCCGGGATCTTGCGCCCCACCGAGAGCATGAGGGCGAGGGCGTGCTCGGCCACCGCGAAGGCGTTGACGCCGGGCGTGTTGCA
Above is a genomic segment from Candidatus Methylomirabilota bacterium containing:
- a CDS encoding enoyl-CoA hydratase/isomerase family protein, giving the protein MVVREDRGAIAVLRMTHGRANALDPEILGALSAALEAAAGAPALVLTGAGAMFSAGVDLKRLAASGPDYPGALIPALVDCFARLFYHPRPVVAAVNGHAIAGGCVLACAADRRIAARGGGRFGVTELLVGVPFPAIALEIMRAVVPARHLAEMVYGGRTLSVEDARERGLFDTVVEPGALLDAAIAEAEALAAIPAESFALTKAQLRQPVREFLARHAARIDREALASWRAPAAQDAIRRYVEKTLGGGRR
- a CDS encoding FAD-linked oxidase C-terminal domain-containing protein — encoded protein: MIELEHELRRVVEGDVRFDSFSRLLYATDASMYQVEPIGAVIPRHAGDVQAVLEVANRLGAPLLARGGGTSLTGQTVNHAVVLDFSRHMNQVLEVNVEERWVRVQPGVVQDELNQHVRGQGLLFGPDTSTSNRATIGGMLGNNSGGSHSIAYGLTVEHAIELTTFLADGSRAVFGTVTPAEFQAKARLETLEGQIYREVGRIRDQYRDEIARRYRMHWRRVCGYNLNELIKDGPLNMARLIVGSEGTLLTIVEAKMRLVPRPKRTALDVIHYTDIQEALESSQAILETGPYAVELTDKMILDLARANIEQRARMGFVQGDPAAILIVEYTGDTDAEVKDKVEKLEALRARERFGYAGHVALDTTEQQSIWKLRKAGLGLLLGTRGDAKPIAFIEDTAVDPKHMPAFVPRFRDIMAKHGAEGAYYGHCSVGCLHIRPLVNLKTQRGLDQVRAMADEIFDMVLEFEGAISSEHGDGRARSPYLERVFGPAIFGAFGELKRAFDPRNLLNPGNIVASPGVTEHMRYGADYRTWEPTTSLDFSEQGGFAAAVEMCNGVGVCRKKLEGTMCPSYMATRDEEHSTRGRANALRAVLSGRAPREEFTGTRLFEVMDLCLECKGCKAECPSNVDMAKMKYEFLHHYYQVHPTPMRNDLFGHIGDLSWWGSRLAPVSNWLAGTRLNRWVMDRVVGIDRRRPLPLFARESFTDWFDARKPNADAPRGGVVLFHDTFNTYNTPEIARAAVELLEGAGYRVELVGRKCCGRPMISKGMLDEARANAQWNVAKLQPWVERDVPVVGLEPSCLLTLRDEYVDLLRTEAARAVARSSYLLEEFLLRERARGLRLAWKPGPRRALLHGHCHQKAMVGTAPTVAALTWAGYTVSEVDSGCCGMAGSFGFEKEHYELSVSLGNRRLAPAVRAADPDTVVVAPGISCRQQIAHLTERRAQHPAEVLRSALAGRA
- a CDS encoding NAD(P)-dependent oxidoreductase, whose translation is MIVVPDDFPSVFQGSAAQERAKALGALRVFTERGADDEAELIRRIGDARVAINIRAHARFTDGVFAACPGLKMISVWGTGTDNIDLHAAGMRGVTVCNTPGVNAFAVAEHALALMLSVGRKIPAIDREMRGGKWPREMLTQLLGKTLGVFGMGTIGSRVAALGRAVGMEVLAWSARGDEGRIRAAGARAATKDDILRQADVVSLHVRLADDTRGFIGRRELELMKPSAILVNTGRGALVDRNALLAALRERKILGAGLDVFHQEPLAADDPILGLPNVVLSPHNAGQTPEVVRDGLLRAVANVERFLAGKPTDVVVAPVK